The Streptomyces sp. CC0208 genome window below encodes:
- a CDS encoding glycine--tRNA ligase, with amino-acid sequence MAADKIDTIVSLSKRRGFVFPCSEIYGGQRAAWDYGPLGVELKENLKRQWWRYMVTSREDVVGLDSSVILAPEVWVASGHVATFTDPLTECTSCHKRFRADHLEEAYEAKKGHAPENGLADVNCPNCGNKGQFTEPKQFSGLLSTHLGPTQDSGSVAYLRPETAQGIFTNFAQVQVASRKKPPFGIAQMGKSFRNEITPGNFIFRTREFEQMEMEFFVKPGEDEKWQEYWMEQRWNWYTGLGLREENMRWYDHPAEKLSHYSKRTADIEYRFQFGGNEWGELEGVANRTDYDLTAHSKASGQDLFFYDQEAGERWTPYVIEPAAGVGRAMLAFLLDAYVEDEAPNAKGKLEKRTVLRLDHRLAPVKVAVLPLSRNAELSPKAKGLAQALRQNWNIEFDDAGAIGRRYRRQDEIGTPYCVTVDFDTLDDNAVTVRERDSMKQERVSLDQIEGYLAARLIGA; translated from the coding sequence GTGGCCGCCGACAAGATCGACACCATCGTCAGCCTGAGCAAGCGCCGTGGCTTCGTTTTCCCCTGTAGTGAGATCTACGGCGGTCAGCGTGCCGCCTGGGACTACGGACCGCTGGGTGTCGAGCTCAAGGAGAACCTGAAGCGTCAGTGGTGGCGTTACATGGTGACGTCCCGCGAGGACGTGGTCGGTCTCGACTCGTCCGTGATCCTGGCCCCCGAGGTCTGGGTCGCCTCCGGTCACGTGGCCACCTTCACCGACCCGCTGACCGAGTGCACCTCCTGCCACAAGCGGTTCCGCGCGGACCACCTGGAGGAGGCCTACGAGGCCAAGAAGGGGCACGCCCCGGAGAACGGCCTCGCCGACGTGAACTGCCCCAACTGCGGCAACAAGGGCCAGTTCACCGAGCCCAAGCAGTTCTCGGGTCTGCTCTCCACCCACCTCGGCCCGACCCAGGACTCCGGCTCCGTGGCCTACCTGCGTCCGGAGACCGCGCAGGGAATCTTCACCAACTTCGCCCAGGTGCAGGTCGCTTCGCGCAAGAAGCCGCCGTTCGGCATCGCGCAGATGGGCAAGTCCTTCCGCAACGAGATCACGCCCGGCAACTTCATCTTCCGCACCCGCGAGTTCGAGCAGATGGAGATGGAGTTCTTCGTCAAGCCGGGCGAGGACGAGAAGTGGCAGGAGTACTGGATGGAGCAGCGCTGGAACTGGTACACCGGCCTCGGCCTCCGCGAGGAGAACATGCGCTGGTACGACCACCCGGCCGAGAAGCTCTCCCACTACTCCAAGCGCACCGCCGACATCGAGTACCGCTTCCAGTTCGGCGGCAACGAGTGGGGTGAGCTGGAGGGTGTGGCCAACCGCACCGACTACGACCTCACCGCCCACTCCAAGGCCTCCGGCCAGGACCTCTTCTTCTACGACCAGGAGGCCGGCGAGCGCTGGACGCCGTACGTCATCGAGCCCGCGGCCGGTGTCGGCCGCGCGATGCTGGCGTTCCTGCTCGACGCCTACGTCGAGGACGAGGCGCCCAACGCCAAGGGCAAGCTGGAGAAGCGCACGGTGCTGCGCCTCGACCACCGCCTCGCCCCGGTGAAGGTCGCGGTCCTCCCGCTGTCCCGCAACGCCGAACTGTCCCCGAAGGCCAAGGGTCTCGCCCAGGCGCTGCGCCAGAACTGGAACATCGAGTTCGACGACGCCGGTGCGATCGGTCGCCGTTACCGGCGGCAGGACGAGATCGGCACGCCGTACTGCGTGACGGTCGACTTCGACACCCTCGACGACAACGCGGTGACGGTCCGCGAGCGCGACTCCATGAAGCAGGAGCGGGTGTCCCTCGACCAGATCGAGGGCTACCTGGCCGCCCGCCTGATCGGCGCGTAG
- a CDS encoding endonuclease/exonuclease/phosphatase family protein has translation MSIRIATFNMENLFRRPTAFRLDDPVARKDILDDFATLSALLDRPEYSADDKRKIAGLIEKHRAYAIDPEDPPPIYVNQSRPGKDSGLFKPPGRGRHPHIEITAKGRSAWAGWVELGQDDLDLDTVRNTGRVVSEVDADVLLTVEVEDRLALERFNSQVLAGALGRRPYPYALLIDGNDSRGIDIGIFSRYPITSLRTHIFETNPNRPDERLFSRDCPEFEIRLNGTPLVILGNHLKSKSNDDPALRLAQARRVAEIYRAALERTPHVIVAGDLNDFPSSDSVATLEGAGLRDAMSHRSYRGLPGTFKPCQSERDKIDYLLMSPEVWQEVQHVGLETRGICADGIKSFDTVTSPIDAASDHAALYMDVDL, from the coding sequence ATGAGCATCCGCATCGCCACGTTCAACATGGAAAACCTCTTCCGCCGACCCACGGCCTTCCGGCTCGACGACCCGGTCGCGCGCAAGGACATCCTCGACGACTTCGCCACCCTGAGTGCTCTCCTCGACCGGCCGGAGTACTCGGCCGACGACAAGAGGAAGATCGCCGGGCTCATCGAGAAGCACCGGGCGTACGCGATCGACCCGGAGGACCCGCCGCCCATCTACGTGAACCAGTCACGCCCGGGCAAGGACTCCGGACTGTTCAAGCCGCCGGGGCGGGGCAGGCACCCCCACATCGAGATCACCGCCAAGGGCCGTTCCGCATGGGCCGGGTGGGTCGAACTGGGGCAGGACGACCTCGACCTGGACACGGTGCGCAACACCGGCCGGGTGGTCTCGGAGGTCGACGCCGACGTCCTGCTCACCGTCGAGGTCGAGGACCGTCTCGCCCTGGAGCGCTTCAACTCGCAGGTGTTGGCCGGAGCGCTCGGCAGGCGGCCCTACCCCTACGCCCTGCTGATCGACGGCAACGACAGCCGGGGCATCGACATCGGGATCTTCAGCCGGTACCCGATCACGTCCCTGCGGACCCACATCTTCGAGACCAACCCGAACCGTCCCGACGAGCGCCTCTTCAGCCGCGACTGCCCCGAGTTCGAGATCCGGCTCAACGGAACACCCCTGGTGATCCTCGGCAACCACCTGAAGAGCAAGTCCAACGACGATCCGGCACTGCGGCTGGCCCAGGCCAGGCGCGTCGCGGAGATCTACCGGGCCGCGCTGGAGCGCACCCCGCACGTCATCGTCGCCGGGGACCTCAATGACTTCCCCAGCAGCGACTCGGTTGCGACACTGGAGGGCGCCGGACTGCGGGACGCGATGAGCCACCGCTCCTACCGGGGACTGCCCGGCACGTTCAAGCCGTGCCAGAGCGAGCGGGACAAGATCGACTACCTGCTGATGTCGCCGGAGGTGTGGCAGGAGGTCCAGCACGTCGGCCTGGAGACCCGCGGTATCTGTGCGGACGGCATCAAGTCCTTCGACACCGTGACCTCGCCGATCGACGCGGCCTCCGACCACGCGGCGCTCTACATGGACGTCGACCTGTAG
- a CDS encoding aldo/keto reductase, whose product MTMRTRSLGTTGPQVSALGLGCMGMSALYGDADRAEGIATIHAALEAGVTLLDTGDFYGMGHNELLIGEALRTAPPALREQALTSVKFGALRGPDGSWAGYDGRPAAVKNFASYSLQRLGVDHIDVYRIARVDPDVPIEETVGAIAELVEQGYVRHIGLSEAGAQTIRRAAATATVSDLQIEYGLITRGIEQSILPTTRELGISITAYGVLSRGLISGHFSADRRLGANDFRAHSPRFQGDNLRHNLTLVDELRKIAEAKGVSVAQLAIAWALAQGEDIVPLVGARTRERLTESLGALDVVLDADDLAAIEAAVPADAAAGERYPAAAMEHLDSER is encoded by the coding sequence ATGACGATGCGAACCCGTTCCCTCGGCACCACCGGCCCCCAGGTCTCCGCGCTCGGTCTCGGCTGCATGGGCATGTCCGCGCTGTACGGCGACGCCGACCGGGCCGAGGGGATCGCGACGATCCACGCCGCCCTGGAGGCCGGCGTCACCCTCCTCGACACCGGCGACTTCTACGGCATGGGTCACAACGAGCTGCTGATCGGCGAGGCCCTGCGCACCGCCCCGCCCGCGTTGCGTGAACAGGCGCTCACCAGCGTGAAGTTCGGCGCGCTGCGCGGACCCGACGGCTCCTGGGCCGGGTACGACGGCCGGCCCGCCGCCGTGAAGAACTTCGCCTCCTACTCCCTCCAGCGTCTCGGCGTGGACCACATCGACGTCTACCGGATCGCCCGCGTCGACCCCGACGTGCCGATCGAGGAGACCGTCGGCGCGATCGCCGAACTGGTCGAGCAGGGCTACGTCCGGCACATCGGCCTCAGCGAGGCCGGCGCGCAGACGATCCGCAGGGCCGCCGCCACCGCGACCGTCTCCGACCTCCAGATCGAGTACGGACTGATCACCCGCGGCATAGAGCAGTCCATCCTGCCGACCACCCGTGAGCTGGGCATCTCGATCACCGCGTACGGAGTCCTCTCGCGCGGACTGATCTCCGGGCACTTCTCCGCCGACCGCAGGCTCGGCGCGAACGACTTCCGGGCCCACTCGCCCCGCTTCCAGGGTGACAACCTCCGGCACAACCTGACCCTGGTGGACGAGCTGCGGAAGATCGCCGAGGCCAAGGGCGTCTCCGTGGCCCAGCTCGCCATCGCCTGGGCGCTGGCCCAGGGCGAGGACATCGTCCCGCTGGTCGGCGCCCGCACCCGCGAGCGGCTCACGGAGTCGCTGGGCGCGCTGGACGTCGTACTCGACGCCGACGACCTCGCGGCGATCGAGGCGGCCGTGCCCGCCGACGCGGCGGCCGGCGAGCGGTATCCGGCCGCGGCCATGGAACACCTCGACAGCGAGCGCTGA
- a CDS encoding TetR family transcriptional regulator → MAPQTSETLTAERILEATEEVLRRHGPAKATVVDVARALGVSHGSVYRHFRTKAALREAVTKRWLDRTTGVLAAIAAQDRDPEARLRDWLAALFEAKRRKAGDDPELFATYSVLAGESVAAVIEHLTELTGQLTRVVQDGVDAGTFTVADPAVTARALFQATGRFHDPGYAGEWEKPGVQEEFTALVDLLVRGVKA, encoded by the coding sequence ATGGCACCGCAGACCTCCGAGACCCTGACCGCCGAGCGCATCCTCGAAGCCACCGAGGAGGTGCTGCGCCGCCACGGCCCGGCCAAGGCCACCGTGGTCGACGTGGCACGCGCGCTCGGCGTCAGCCATGGCAGCGTCTACCGGCACTTCCGGACCAAGGCGGCGCTGCGGGAGGCGGTGACGAAGCGGTGGCTGGACCGGACGACGGGCGTGCTGGCCGCGATCGCCGCGCAGGACCGTGATCCGGAGGCCCGGCTGCGGGACTGGCTCGCCGCGCTCTTCGAGGCCAAGCGCCGCAAGGCGGGCGACGATCCGGAGCTGTTCGCGACCTACTCGGTCCTGGCCGGTGAGAGCGTCGCGGCCGTCATCGAGCACCTCACCGAGCTGACCGGCCAACTGACCCGCGTCGTCCAGGACGGCGTCGACGCGGGCACCTTCACCGTCGCCGACCCGGCCGTCACGGCCCGGGCCCTCTTCCAGGCCACCGGCCGCTTCCACGACCCCGGTTACGCCGGGGAGTGGGAGAAGCCGGGCGTGCAAGAGGAGTTCACGGCGCTGGTGGACCTGCTGGTACGGGGCGTCAAGGCCTGA
- a CDS encoding MFS transporter, whose product MTTETTTPRPVRAAAPPELGGLGLFTVLLAAALPLIDFFIVNVALPSIGADLSASESVLELVVAGYGLAYAVLLVLGGRLGDLFGRRRLFLGGMLAFGLTSLACGLAPTAWTLVAARVAQGAASAAMLPQVLATIQSATTGPRRARAMGLYGATAGLAMVAGQILGGVLVAADIAGTSWRATFLVNVPVVLVGLVLAVRTIPETRSRRPEPVDGPGTVLLAATLLALLAPLTEGRAAGWPLWTWLSLAAFPFLAGAFFAVERRADRGGRTPLVPPSLFALVSLRRGLLLILPFSMGFAGFMFVIAVALQEGAGRSPVQAGLALAPLAVTFLLTSIAGPRLISRFGTRVVTAGALIQGVGLGLMILAARSSWPDLGLLPLLPGGAIAGVGQALQLPVVFRIVLSEVPPARAGVGSGVMVTTQQASLALGVATLGTLFLALVPGMGMRDALVTTLLVQLAGVALTGLLSLRLPRVID is encoded by the coding sequence GTGACCACCGAAACCACGACTCCACGCCCCGTCCGCGCCGCCGCGCCACCCGAGCTGGGCGGCCTCGGACTGTTCACGGTGCTGCTCGCCGCGGCCCTGCCCCTCATCGACTTCTTCATCGTCAACGTCGCCCTGCCCAGCATCGGCGCGGACCTCTCCGCGAGCGAGTCGGTCCTCGAACTCGTCGTGGCGGGTTACGGGCTGGCGTACGCCGTCCTCCTCGTCCTCGGCGGCCGGCTCGGCGACCTCTTCGGGCGGCGCCGGCTCTTCCTGGGCGGCATGCTGGCGTTCGGGCTGACCTCGCTGGCGTGCGGGCTCGCGCCCACCGCCTGGACGCTGGTCGCGGCGCGGGTCGCGCAGGGCGCCGCGTCGGCCGCGATGCTGCCGCAGGTCCTCGCCACCATCCAGTCGGCGACGACCGGGCCCCGCCGGGCGCGCGCGATGGGCCTCTACGGCGCCACGGCGGGCCTTGCCATGGTGGCGGGCCAGATCCTCGGCGGTGTCCTGGTGGCCGCCGACATCGCGGGCACCAGCTGGCGGGCGACGTTCCTGGTGAACGTCCCGGTCGTCCTGGTCGGCCTGGTCCTCGCGGTCCGTACGATCCCGGAGACCCGCTCCCGGCGCCCCGAGCCGGTGGACGGTCCGGGCACGGTCCTGCTGGCGGCGACCCTGCTGGCGCTGCTCGCCCCGCTGACCGAGGGCAGGGCGGCGGGCTGGCCGCTGTGGACCTGGCTGTCGCTGGCGGCGTTCCCGTTCCTGGCGGGGGCGTTCTTCGCGGTGGAGCGCAGGGCGGACCGCGGGGGCCGTACGCCTCTCGTGCCCCCGAGCCTGTTCGCGCTGGTGTCACTGCGCCGGGGCCTGCTGCTGATCCTGCCGTTCTCGATGGGCTTCGCCGGGTTCATGTTCGTGATCGCGGTGGCTCTCCAGGAGGGGGCGGGCCGCAGCCCCGTCCAGGCGGGCCTCGCGCTGGCCCCGCTCGCGGTGACGTTCCTGCTCACATCGATCGCCGGGCCGCGGCTGATCTCGCGCTTCGGCACCCGGGTGGTGACGGCGGGTGCGCTGATCCAGGGGGTCGGCCTGGGCCTGATGATCCTGGCGGCCCGTTCCTCCTGGCCGGACCTCGGTCTGCTGCCCCTCCTGCCCGGCGGCGCGATCGCCGGAGTGGGCCAGGCGCTCCAACTGCCCGTGGTCTTCCGGATCGTCCTGTCCGAGGTACCGCCCGCGCGGGCCGGTGTGGGCAGCGGCGTGATGGTCACCACCCAGCAGGCCTCCCTGGCTCTGGGCGTGGCCACGCTGGGCACGCTCTTCCTCGCCCTGGTGCCGGGCATGGGCATGCGGGACGCCCTGGTGACGACGCTCCTGGTCCAGCTGGCCGGGGTGGCCCTGACGGGGCTGCTGAGCCTGCGGCTGCCCCGTGTCATCGACTGA
- a CDS encoding DNA-binding protein produces the protein MTTMAQETAVPPIASASLSAIRRHELAAFLRHRREHLTPERVGLPRGRRRRTPGLRREEIAQLSAVGVTWYTWLEQARDIQVSVQVLDALARALLLDQSERSHLFQLAGAVDPTPAHACPSITPAIRQVLEQLEPVPACVQNSRYDILAYNRTYGLLLGDLDTVPPEDRNCMILCYTNDDWRSSIIHLPEAQRLMAARFRATMAGHLAEPGWKMLLKRLRTESPEFREVWDRHEVIEHRGRRKEFMNRYVGHVSVDHTDLWLGPEAGPRMVTYAPADEESRRRLERLHAIALERTRAARA, from the coding sequence ATGACGACGATGGCCCAGGAGACAGCCGTACCGCCCATCGCTTCCGCGTCCCTCTCGGCGATCCGGCGCCACGAGCTCGCCGCCTTCCTGCGTCACCGCCGCGAGCACCTCACCCCCGAGCGGGTCGGCCTGCCCCGCGGCCGCCGGCGCCGCACCCCGGGCCTGCGCCGGGAGGAGATCGCCCAGCTCTCCGCGGTCGGCGTCACCTGGTACACCTGGCTGGAGCAGGCCCGGGACATCCAGGTCTCCGTGCAGGTCCTGGACGCCCTCGCCCGCGCGCTGCTGCTCGACCAGAGCGAGCGCTCGCACCTCTTCCAGCTCGCCGGCGCGGTCGACCCGACACCGGCCCACGCCTGCCCGTCGATCACCCCCGCCATCCGGCAGGTACTCGAACAGCTGGAGCCGGTCCCGGCCTGCGTGCAGAACAGCCGCTACGACATCCTCGCCTACAACCGCACCTACGGCCTGCTGCTCGGCGACCTGGACACGGTGCCGCCCGAGGACCGCAACTGCATGATCCTCTGCTACACCAACGACGACTGGCGTTCCTCGATCATCCATCTGCCGGAGGCGCAGCGCCTGATGGCCGCCCGCTTCCGCGCCACCATGGCCGGTCACCTCGCCGAGCCCGGCTGGAAGATGCTCCTGAAGAGGCTGCGCACCGAGTCCCCGGAGTTCCGCGAGGTCTGGGACCGGCACGAGGTCATCGAACACCGGGGCCGCCGCAAGGAGTTCATGAACCGTTACGTCGGCCATGTCAGCGTCGACCACACCGACCTGTGGCTCGGCCCCGAGGCGGGCCCGCGCATGGTGACCTACGCCCCCGCGGACGAGGAGTCCCGGCGGCGGCTGGAGCGGCTGCACGCGATCGCCCTGGAGAGGACGCGGGCCGCGCGGGCGTGA
- a CDS encoding cation-translocating P-type ATPase produces the protein MNRGLTTAAADLVLAGPRLLARNTPAAVGAAAGAVAGTARAGVRTADFAARTTRAARAALPGASPHWRAGHRVHVPLRAEADPGHGPEHGPEHGPEHGPEHGPEHGPEHGPEHGPEHGEHAPTEHRARRLVTALAEHPDIALAYWDQGLGRLVVTAVEGVATERVEKRVSVLAERYGLVADGQDVEELAHPGDPGSVRTAALALAADAVGAAAALAGSALRLPASPRPVTAVVMLLRENPRFRGWLRGRLGSARTDVALAAVNAAVHGAGHSPTSLLLDGTLRTCQLAEALVRTAAFETVHDDLCVPDRDSVPADQALRPPPRPSPAQEYAGHASAGSIAGAVAALLVKHDVTEAAEAVLAGSPKAARYGPAAFHAVLSATLSRSGVLVRDPDRLRQLETVGTVLLHPSALRTPGAGADAWAEPVLDAARRAGLRVVVLDDPALADFTGLADQVVDAGRPLREIVDQLRDDEGGVLTVARPQDADVVAGLLRGDVAVSLTDGGCAVAWGADVLAPHGLPDVWRLLTAVPAARAVGRRSQTLARSGAALSGLLVAVGESGRGRRRTAIPGLRHAPVDAAAAAALFTGTRAALRVAATSPPHPRPRVAWHALHPDDVRDRLEQEAPPEPTLVEQTTARVRTAADTVVRLPVLAPARWSAQLARAVRGELDDPLTPVLAVGSAASAILGSAMDALLVVGALDLNALVGGLQRLRAERALSGLLAQQKQKARVAEEGAEPHVVDAARLSPGDVIELTLDDVVPADARLLWEDGLEVDESALTGESLPVDKSTDPSPRAPVAERRCMVFEGTTVVAGNARAVVVDTGDRTEAARAVTLAARTPAAGGVQARLQELTRKALPLTMAGGAAVTGLALVRGTPLRQAVSGGVAVAVAAVPEGLPLVATVAQLAAARRLSAHGVLVRAPRTLEALGRMDTICFDKTGTLTENRLRLVRVTTADGTVHTPGEPDADGPLRIAARACPQLDGDSGQRPAHATDEAVLDAAAPDEEWTQLEGLPFEAGRGYAAAVGHPGDGSPVLVLKGAPETVLPACADLPADAADRAQSLARDGLRVLAVARRPLDGDSDRKAVLEEPLRDLEFVGLLALADVARDTSPDLVRGLREAGVRPVVLTGDHPQTAHAIATDLGWPEDATVVTGDELAAADRSARSRMLRDADVVARVAPEQKLQVVEALRDAGRVVGMVGDGANDAAAIRAADIGVGISARGSAAARNAADLVLTGDDLTALIEAVREGRALWHSVADAIAILIGGNAGEVGFGILGTLLSGAAPLSTRQMLLVNLFTDLFPAMAVAVTPTEKPTEDEPSVDTILGAALTRQIRDRALTTCLGATVAWLIGRFTPGTARRSTTMALCAVVGTQLAQTLADRRESPLVRFTSLGSAAALIALVEIPGVSRLFGCTPLGPLAWAGVAAAIALALAGQRFLPTVERTVRYQLSRSS, from the coding sequence ATGAACCGAGGACTCACGACCGCCGCCGCGGACCTCGTCCTGGCCGGCCCGCGCCTGCTCGCCAGGAATACGCCCGCCGCGGTCGGAGCGGCCGCCGGAGCGGTGGCCGGAACGGCACGGGCCGGCGTACGCACCGCGGACTTCGCGGCCCGCACCACGAGGGCCGCCCGAGCGGCCCTCCCGGGAGCGTCCCCGCACTGGCGAGCGGGCCACCGGGTCCATGTGCCACTGCGCGCGGAAGCGGACCCGGGGCACGGACCGGAGCACGGACCGGAGCACGGACCGGAGCACGGACCGGAGCACGGACCGGAGCACGGACCGGAGCACGGACCGGAGCACGGACCGGAGCACGGAGAACACGCCCCCACCGAACACCGCGCCCGCCGTCTCGTCACCGCCCTCGCCGAGCACCCCGACATCGCGCTGGCCTACTGGGACCAGGGCCTCGGGCGGCTCGTCGTGACCGCGGTGGAGGGTGTGGCCACCGAGCGCGTCGAGAAGCGGGTCTCGGTGCTGGCCGAGCGGTACGGGCTGGTGGCGGACGGCCAGGACGTCGAGGAGCTCGCCCATCCCGGTGACCCCGGCTCGGTGCGGACCGCCGCCCTGGCGCTCGCCGCCGACGCCGTCGGAGCCGCCGCCGCCCTCGCCGGGTCCGCGCTGCGGCTGCCCGCCTCGCCGCGGCCGGTGACGGCTGTGGTGATGTTGCTGCGGGAGAACCCCCGGTTCCGGGGCTGGCTGCGGGGGCGGCTCGGGAGCGCGCGGACGGACGTGGCGCTGGCCGCCGTGAACGCCGCCGTGCACGGCGCGGGCCACAGCCCCACCTCCCTGCTGCTCGACGGCACCCTGCGCACCTGCCAGCTGGCCGAGGCCCTGGTGCGGACGGCCGCCTTCGAGACGGTCCACGACGACCTGTGCGTCCCCGACCGGGACAGCGTGCCCGCCGACCAGGCCCTACGGCCGCCCCCGCGCCCCTCACCCGCCCAGGAGTACGCGGGCCACGCCTCGGCCGGCAGCATCGCCGGCGCCGTCGCCGCGCTCCTCGTCAAGCACGACGTCACCGAGGCCGCCGAGGCCGTCCTCGCGGGCTCCCCCAAGGCCGCGCGCTACGGCCCCGCGGCCTTCCACGCGGTACTGAGCGCGACCCTGTCGCGTTCCGGCGTCCTGGTGCGCGACCCGGACCGGCTGCGGCAGCTGGAGACCGTCGGCACCGTCCTCCTGCACCCGAGCGCCCTGCGCACCCCGGGCGCGGGCGCCGACGCCTGGGCCGAGCCGGTGCTGGACGCGGCCCGGCGTGCCGGACTCCGGGTCGTCGTCCTGGACGACCCCGCGCTGGCCGACTTCACCGGACTCGCCGACCAAGTCGTGGACGCCGGGCGGCCGTTGCGGGAGATCGTCGACCAACTCCGCGATGACGAAGGCGGTGTTCTCACCGTCGCCCGCCCCCAGGACGCCGACGTCGTCGCCGGACTCCTCCGCGGCGACGTGGCCGTCTCCCTCACCGACGGCGGCTGCGCGGTCGCCTGGGGCGCCGACGTCCTCGCCCCGCACGGACTGCCCGACGTCTGGCGGCTGTTGACCGCCGTACCGGCGGCCCGCGCGGTCGGCCGCCGCTCCCAGACCCTGGCCCGCTCGGGCGCCGCCCTGTCCGGACTCCTCGTCGCCGTCGGCGAGTCGGGCCGCGGCCGACGCCGTACGGCGATCCCCGGCCTCCGGCACGCACCCGTCGACGCGGCCGCGGCCGCCGCCCTGTTCACCGGCACCCGCGCCGCCCTGCGTGTGGCCGCCACGAGCCCCCCGCACCCGCGTCCCCGGGTGGCCTGGCACGCCCTGCACCCGGACGACGTACGCGACCGGCTGGAACAGGAGGCACCCCCGGAGCCGACGCTCGTCGAGCAGACGACCGCACGGGTCCGTACCGCCGCCGACACCGTCGTACGACTGCCCGTGCTGGCCCCCGCCAGGTGGTCGGCGCAGCTCGCCCGGGCCGTGCGCGGCGAGCTGGACGACCCGCTGACCCCCGTCCTGGCGGTCGGCTCGGCCGCGTCCGCGATCCTCGGGTCCGCGATGGACGCGCTGCTGGTGGTCGGCGCCCTCGACCTGAACGCGCTCGTCGGCGGCCTGCAGCGGCTGCGCGCCGAGCGGGCCCTGTCCGGGCTGCTCGCCCAGCAGAAGCAGAAGGCCCGGGTCGCCGAGGAGGGCGCGGAACCGCACGTCGTCGACGCCGCCAGGCTGAGCCCGGGGGACGTCATCGAGCTGACGCTGGACGACGTCGTGCCCGCCGACGCCCGGCTGCTGTGGGAGGACGGCCTGGAGGTCGACGAGTCCGCGCTGACCGGCGAGTCCCTCCCGGTGGACAAGTCCACCGACCCGAGCCCGCGCGCCCCCGTCGCCGAACGGCGCTGCATGGTCTTCGAGGGGACGACCGTGGTGGCCGGGAACGCCCGCGCGGTCGTCGTGGACACCGGCGACCGCACCGAGGCCGCCCGCGCCGTCACGCTCGCCGCCCGCACCCCGGCCGCCGGCGGAGTCCAGGCCCGGCTCCAGGAACTCACCCGCAAGGCACTGCCGTTGACGATGGCGGGCGGCGCCGCGGTCACCGGGCTCGCCCTGGTGCGCGGCACACCCCTGCGGCAGGCGGTCAGCGGCGGGGTCGCGGTCGCGGTGGCCGCCGTACCGGAAGGCCTGCCGCTGGTGGCCACCGTCGCGCAGCTGGCGGCCGCCCGCCGGCTCAGCGCGCACGGCGTCCTGGTCCGCGCCCCGCGCACCCTCGAAGCCCTGGGCCGCATGGACACCATCTGCTTCGACAAGACCGGCACCCTCACCGAGAACCGGCTGCGCCTGGTCCGGGTCACCACCGCGGACGGCACGGTCCACACTCCCGGCGAGCCCGACGCGGACGGCCCGCTGCGCATCGCGGCACGGGCCTGTCCCCAGCTCGACGGCGACTCCGGGCAGCGCCCGGCGCACGCCACCGACGAGGCCGTCCTGGACGCGGCCGCTCCCGACGAGGAGTGGACCCAGCTGGAGGGCCTCCCCTTCGAGGCCGGCCGCGGTTACGCCGCCGCCGTCGGACACCCCGGCGACGGCTCCCCGGTGCTGGTCCTCAAGGGCGCCCCGGAGACCGTCCTGCCCGCCTGCGCCGACCTCCCCGCCGACGCCGCCGACCGGGCCCAGTCGCTCGCCCGCGACGGCCTGCGCGTGCTGGCGGTGGCCCGGCGCCCGCTCGACGGCGACAGCGACCGGAAGGCCGTACTCGAAGAGCCCTTGCGGGACCTGGAGTTCGTCGGCCTGCTGGCCCTCGCCGACGTGGCCCGGGACACCTCCCCGGACCTGGTGCGCGGACTGCGCGAGGCGGGCGTACGGCCGGTCGTGCTGACCGGTGACCACCCGCAGACCGCCCACGCCATCGCCACCGACCTCGGCTGGCCCGAGGACGCCACGGTCGTCACCGGCGACGAACTGGCCGCCGCCGACCGCTCGGCCCGCTCCCGGATGCTGCGCGACGCCGATGTCGTGGCCCGGGTCGCGCCCGAGCAGAAACTCCAGGTCGTGGAGGCCCTCAGGGACGCGGGCCGGGTCGTCGGCATGGTCGGCGACGGCGCCAACGACGCGGCCGCCATCCGGGCCGCCGACATCGGCGTCGGCATCAGCGCCCGCGGCTCGGCCGCCGCCCGCAACGCCGCCGACCTCGTCCTCACCGGTGACGACCTCACCGCCCTCATCGAGGCGGTCCGCGAGGGCCGCGCCCTGTGGCACTCCGTCGCCGACGCCATCGCCATCCTGATCGGCGGCAACGCGGGCGAGGTGGGCTTCGGCATCCTCGGCACCCTCCTGTCGGGCGCGGCGCCCCTGTCCACCCGACAGATGCTCCTGGTGAACCTCTTCACCGACCTGTTCCCGGCGATGGCCGTGGCGGTGACGCCGACGGAGAAACCCACGGAAGACGAGCCCTCGGTCGACACGATCCTGGGCGCCGCTCTGACCCGCCAGATCCGCGACCGCGCCCTCACCACCTGCCTCGGTGCCACGGTGGCCTGGCTCATCGGCCGCTTCACGCCGGGCACGGCCCGCCGCTCGACGACGATGGCCCTGTGCGCGGTGGTGGGCACGCAGCTGGCCCAGACACTCGCGGACCGCCGGGAGAGCCCCCTGGTCCGCTTCACGTCCCTGGGCTCGGCAGCGGCGTTGATCGCGCTGGTGGAGATCCCGGGAGTGAGCCGGCTGTTCGGCTGCACCCCGCTGGGGCCGTTGGCGTGGGCGGGGGTGGCGGCGGCGATCGCGCTGGCCCTGGCCGGGCAGAGGTTCCTGCCGACGGTGGAGCGAACCGTGCGCTATCAACTGAGCAGGAGCTCTTGA